A stretch of DNA from Rothia mucilaginosa:
TTTTCTCTTGTATTGGGGCTTTAGGAGAACACTATGACTGAGGCAACTTCCTCTCAGGCACCGAAGAAGAAGCTTCTGCTGGTTTCTAGCAGTGGCGGACACTTGAAGCATCTGACGGCTACTTCTGCTGCGTGGCAGGATTATGACCGCGTGTGGGTTAGCTTTAAGCAGCCCGATGTTGAATCTTCTCTGGCTGATGAGAAGACCTATTGGGCTTATTACCCGACCACTCGAAATATTAAGAACGCTATTCGTAATCTGTTCTTGGCATTTCGTATTTTTCCGAAGGAACGTCCGGATGCGGTTGTTTCTGCCGGTGCCGGTGTTGCCGTTCCTTTCTTTGTGGCGGCTAAACTCTTTGGCGTAAAGACTCTTTATATTGAGTGTTTTGACCGCCCAACTCTGCCGACGATGACCGGCAAGATGCTGTACACCTTTGCTGATCGAATTATTGTTCAGAGCGAGGAACAGCAGGAGAATTTCCCTGATTCTCGTGTGATTCATCCCATTTTCTAAGAGTGATGAATTTATCCTGAAAATAGCGTCCTCGCGTGTGCTGAGGGCATTATTTTCAGGGTATAGTATTTATTAAACATACAGATACGCGTAAGTCGTGCGCTCCACTGTGGACTCACCATCCAAGCGAACTAACCACTCGCCAGAGAAGCGTATGCGGAGATTACTCACCATTTTCTCCGGCACGACGCCGCCGCGTATGCCAATTGATGCCCTCCGGATTTTTGCATCAGGTATACGGGGTTACTACCGATAAATACATAGAGAGGAATAGGCTATGTCTATTCAGAACTTCCCCCGCGTCAGCGTTGATACTTCCAAGTTCGACCTGCCCGTATTTGCCCCTGCCGTCGCGCCCGTTCGTATTCCTACTAAGACTTACGATTTGGTGGTGTCCCTCGGCACCGACGTTCACACTTTTGATCGTCTCCTGCGTTGGGTTGAGGCTTATCTTGAGGCTCACCCCGAGGTCACCTGCCTCGTGCAGCACGGCCACACTGCGCCCATTAAGCACGCAGACAACCTTAAGCTTCTTCCCGCCTCCGAGCTGCTGGACTACTACGCAACCGCACGCGTAGTGCTAGTTCAGGGCGGCCCCGGCTCCATCCAGGATGCACGCCGTACCGGCGCTCTGCCGCTGGCTGTTCCGCGCCGCGCAGAGTTCGACGAGGTCGTTGACAACCACCAGGTCCCCTTCACCGCTCTGATGGAGAAGCGCGGTCACGCTGTTGTTGTTGAAAGCCGCGAAGACCTCTTCGACAAGCTGGATCTTGCTCTGGCGAACCCCTCCCTGTTCCGCACTGCTGAGCCCTACATCTCCACCCCGGAGATTTCTGCAGCGCAGCTGGGCGAGGAACTGCGGGATCTGCTCGCTGGCAAGACCCACCGCAAGGATTCCTTCTGGGGTCGTCTGAAGCAGGCCGCTCGCGCACACCGTGCGGGTAAGGCTGAGATGGCTCGCATCGACGCAATGGCTCCTAGCGCCTAACCAGCGCGCCTAAAAGCTTTAGCTTTCTAAGCCCAGCATCCTTAGTGATGCGATGTGGGAGCCGCCCGGAGGTGTGTCCCACTTTTAGACCGGCATGCGAATCCTCCAACCACCCTGTGAGAGGCTGTGGACGTTTTCCCTTGTTCACGGCATATTCTCAGGTGGATTCGCGTCTTTACATTGGTTGCGAAAACCCCGCGCACCGTATCCTTAGATAGGGATAATGCGCGGGGTTTTCGCGCACTACGAAAGGAACAATTATGGCAGTTCAGGAATCGACCGTTATCAACGCAAGCGTTGAGCAGGTTATCGAGGCGTTCTCTAGCGAGGATTTCGCACGCTTCGTATGCTCCGAGGTTGGCGTGGAGTTCGGTAGCTTCTCCGTTTCCGGTGACACCTCCGCTGAGTTCACCGCAACCAC
This window harbors:
- a CDS encoding glycosyltransferase, whose protein sequence is MSIQNFPRVSVDTSKFDLPVFAPAVAPVRIPTKTYDLVVSLGTDVHTFDRLLRWVEAYLEAHPEVTCLVQHGHTAPIKHADNLKLLPASELLDYYATARVVLVQGGPGSIQDARRTGALPLAVPRRAEFDEVVDNHQVPFTALMEKRGHAVVVESREDLFDKLDLALANPSLFRTAEPYISTPEISAAQLGEELRDLLAGKTHRKDSFWGRLKQAARAHRAGKAEMARIDAMAPSA
- the pssD gene encoding PssD/Cps14F family polysaccharide biosynthesis glycosyltransferase, producing the protein MTEATSSQAPKKKLLLVSSSGGHLKHLTATSAAWQDYDRVWVSFKQPDVESSLADEKTYWAYYPTTRNIKNAIRNLFLAFRIFPKERPDAVVSAGAGVAVPFFVAAKLFGVKTLYIECFDRPTLPTMTGKMLYTFADRIIVQSEEQQENFPDSRVIHPIF